The sequence below is a genomic window from Variovorax paradoxus.
ATAGACCATATGGTTAATAGCAAACGCCAAAGCCGAGGTGCCTTGCGCCACCCGCATGGTTGTGAAGTTGTCTGTACGGATCGCGCCAAATTGCTGGTCGGCGCCGAGGGTTGATGACGGGCTTGCCAGTCGGGGCTGGCATCGCGCACGTCCCGATGCGGCCGGGACGCTGCACTGCGCCCTGAGGGCTTCGCGTCGGGCAGCTTTGCAGCCGCTGCCTGCTTCGAAGCAGCTGTAGCGAACTGCAGCAAGAGCGCCCTGGCGCCATAGCATGCGGCGCAGTGTTTCATCCGAATCGCCATACGCCGGCCCGCGATTGAAGATCGATGACGCGTACGTGAGCTGGGACTTTGGCCTATTCTCTTCGCCCTCCGTGCGCGGGCCTCCACGCCTCGGGGGGCCAGGCTTGGCCTCTTGCCAGCACCGCCCAGGTCGTTCGCGCCAGCTTGTTCGCCACCGCGGCGACAGCCAAGCTGTAAGGTCTGCGCTGCAACAAAGCGGTCAGCCATCGCCAGGTCGGGCCATCCTTGGATCTGATCACCACGACTCGAGCACAGTGCATAAGCAACGTTCGCAGGTAAGCATCACCTCGTTTACTGAGCCAAGCTGCCGTACCCGCCCATCGGTGCCGGTCTGTCGAGGGCCAATCCGATCCGTGCAGCAAACTCCCGAGCGTATTTGAACGCTGTCGGCGTACCCTTGCTGGCGACCACGGCCGTGGCTGTGAGAAGACCAATGCCAGGGATCTCGGCGACAGCTTTGCAGGCCGGCATTGCCCGCATCTGCTGAGAGAGCCGTCCCACGATGAGTCCGATGCCGGCCCACAGTTGCTGGACTCGCCTGAGTTGCTCGTCCAGGCTTTCCATGAGCATCGCTGGCAGCCCCGTCTTCGCGTCGCACATGGCAGCGGGTGTCAACGCCGATTTAAATCTGACCCACTGGGGGTGCGGATAAAAACTTGGACTGGTTTATGCCGCAAGTCCAAGGCTTACTCGGTATTCGGTGGGGCTGAGAGAGCCAAGAGAGATCTTGATCCGCTTCTCGTTGTACCAGCGGATGTACGAGTCGACGGCCTCGACGAGCTGCTCGATGGTGGCGTTCTTCCAGTCTCGAGGGTAGAGCAGCTCGTTCTTGAGTCGACCGAAGAATCCTTCGCAAGCTGCGTTGTCAGGTGAGCATGCCTTGCGAGACATCGAGCGCGTGAAGTTCGCGTCGCTCATTCTTGATAGCCAACCTGGCCAACGGTAGTGGCCGCCGCAATCGGAGTGGACCACAGGCCTATCGGCGGTTTCCGCGACCGTCTCGATGGCTGCATCCATCATGGTGTTGACCAGCTCGGCGTCCGGACTGGTCCCAATGGTCCAGCTGACGACCATCCCGTCGAAGCAGTCGATGATGGGCGAGAGGTACACCTTGCCAGCCGGGATCTGGAACTCCGTGATGTCTGTGAGCCATTTAGCGTTCGGGGCCGCCGCTTGGAAGTCGCGGTTGATGACGTTTTCGGGCGCTGGGCTGATCTCGCCGAGGTATGACGCATATCTGCGCTTCCTGGGTCTTGGAACCACCAAGCTTTCCTGCTTCATCAACCGCTGCACGACCTTCTCGGAGATCGTGACGTCCTGCCTCGTGAGCGAAGCCTGCAGCCTGCGGTAGCCATAGCAGCGGTGGTTCGACTCAAAGATGTCGGTAATGGATTGCCGCACCTCCCGATACTTGTCGCCCACCACTGCGCGAGCCCGATGGTAGAAGTACGAACTACGCGCAAGATCCAACTGTGCAAGGAGCTCTGGCAGGCCATAGTGCTCCCTGAGGGCGTCAATCAGCAGTGTCTTCTCCCGGTTGGACAGGAGCTGCAGGTCGACGCCCAGGCCTTTTTTTAACAGTTCGTTGGCCTTGTTCAAGAGGTCCTGCTCGAGGCGCAGTTGCCTGACTTCGCGGCGCAGCGACTCCACCTGGCGCTCGAGTTCGTCGCGCTCTTGCGACGACGGCGTTTGATTGGTGCGTTTCATGGATGCGGGTGCCTCACGTCCCAGAAGTTGATTCTTCCAGTTGTACAGCGTTGGCCGGCACACGCCGAGCGTGTCGGCGATAGTCTGGGCGCTTACCTCGCGCGTGCAGAGTTCCATGACTCCAGCCTGCATCAGCTCTGCGGAATGCCTTCGTCGCTTCACACTGCCGACGACAGCCCTTCTGACCTCAGGAAGGGCCTCGCGGATCCAGGCGGTTAGCGTCCCTCTGCGGGGGGTAGCCCAGTGCCCGCATGGTGGCCGCAATGCAGCGGTCGTGAGCGAGGTAGTGCTCGATCGCTGCCGCTTTTTGCTCCTGCGAGAACTTGGGGCGGCGGCCCGCATAGCCCGCTGGCAGGTCGAGCTTCTGCTGGTACTCGTTGTACCAGCCCTTCAGAGCATTCTTGGTTGGATAACCGAGCTGCCGGATGGTCGGTCCGACGCGTTTGCCAAGCTTGATGTAGAGCTCAACGGCTCGAATCCGATCTTCGTAGGAATACATGAACTACCTCTTGGTAGTCCAAGTTTTGTCCGCACCCCCAGTGGGTCAGTTTTACATCGGCGCTAACAAGCGGCCAATGCCTTGAGAAGCGCCGCGTGACCTCCCGGCAGCACGATGCCGAATTCATACAGCACGCCCCGCAGCTCGTTGGTTTGCATGATGCGGGTCTTCATAAGCTGCGCGCGTAGCGACAGCACGATCTGCTGCGCCTCGCTCTTGACGGGACCAAAGCGCATGCCCGGCTGCCGGCACGCGGTCCAAATCGCTCGCGCGTCCGCAGCATCGGTCTTGTTGCGCTGCACGAACGGACGTACTTTTCCGGGCGAGATGAGTCGTACCTCGGGGCCGAGTCCCATCAAGCCTCGGCCCCAGTCGTGAGCTCCGCCGCGGGCTTCCATCACGACCAAGGCAGCTGTGCGACTGGCAAACCAATTGAGCAGCTTTGCGCGCTTCAGCTGCAAGCGCTCGATGCAGCCGGTGTCCATGTCGACCCAATGCAGCTGAAACACCTTCTTGGAGATGCAGACGGCAATGTGACCCTGCCTCGTTTCCGCGTGCATCAAGCATGCAGCCAGGAGGCTGCGCTCTCTTGTGACTGGGCGAGGTATTCGTTTGCCGAATGAATTCGCACGCGGTATAGAAGCCCTCGATCCGGTCCACGATGTCCAGGCGAGCCAGCTCCCGGGGGTCATAGCGCACATGGTAGACGCGCTCGACCTTCAAGATTTTGAAGAAGATGTAATGGATGCCTCCCTGCCTGCGGGCAGATCAAACGTATCGGGAGAGCAGAGATGAAGGGCGCAGCCGTTGTGGGGGCAAGTTTTCTGCAGACAAAGCGACTGCTCGGATGGAAACGGCATCGAAGTGCCTATAGCGTGGTAGACCGAGGTCTTCACATACACCATCGAGGAACCAAGATGAATCGTATTGCGACACAAGGCGCCGGACAAGTCATCGGCCTTGTCGATGGTCGGCAGGTCGTTGGCCTAGACATCGCCAAGAACGTCTTTCAGCTTCACACCGTGGACATGAGTTCGGGCGAGATCATCAACATGCAGCTCAAACGGGCCAAGATGCTCGAACACTTTGCCAATCGCCAGCCCTGCTTGATCGGCATCGAAGCCTGCGGCGGAGCGCATCACTGGGCGCGTGAACTGACAGCACAGGGCCATCGTGTGCGACTGATCCACGCGAAGGCGGTGCGCCCTTTCGTAACTGGCAACAAGACCGATGCCACGGACGCTCGGGCCATATGGTTGGCGATCCAACAGCCGGGCACTAAATTCGTAGGGATGAAAACCATCCAGCAGCAGGCCACCTTGGTGCTGCACCGCCAGCGCGAGTTGCTCATGAGAATGAAGGTCATGCAAATCAACGCGCTGCGAGGGCTGCTCTACGAGTTCGGCGCAACCTTCGCGCGAGGCAAGAATGCGCTATTCGGCGAGATCGAAGCCACCTTGGAGTCTCTGGCCAATGACATCCCCCAGTACGTAGCTGATAGCCTGCGGGAACAGGCCCAGCGGATTAAGCAATTGGCTACGGACATCGAAGCCATCGAATTGCGGTTGTCGCAGCGTCTGCGCACAGATACGGACATGAAGCGTGTGGCTGCGATACCTGGAGTCGGGCTGTTGACGGCCACGGCAGCGATCGCCACCATGGGGGATGCCGCCGCCTTCAAGTCCGCCCGTGAGTTCTGCGCCTGGCTAGGCCTAGTTCCCAAACAGCGGGGCACGGGCGGGAGGGTCAATCTGTTGGGAATTTCCAAGCGGGGTGACACCTACCTGCGCACATTGCTCATCCACGGCGCACGTGCAGTGCTGCACCATGCCAAAGAGCCAGGGCCGTGGTTGGAACAGATCAAGGTCAGACGGCCGGCCAATGTCGTGATCGTGGCGCAGGCGGCCAAGATGGCCAGGACGATCTGGGCCGTAACGGCCCGGCAGCAGGACTACCAACGGAGCTACATCAGCAACGGGCCGCAAGCGGCTTGAGCCATTTGGCAAACAGCAATCCGCGGAGGAGGAATGTGAGCTTTTGAAGGCAATGAGGCAGCAGAACGCGAAGTGATGTGAAACAGGTCAGACCAAGACGAGTTAAACCTGAATGGAAAGCAGGACTTGAAAAGTCCGCGAAGAAGATGAGGTGCTCGTCAGCGGATTACATCGGGGCCAGTGAGGACCTGGGGCAACTCAATACTCACACACAGGCCGGATACAAGGCAGCAGCCGACTCCTTCACGACACGATGCGGGTTACTACTCATTGCCGGGAGGCATCCATACAAGCTTTCCATCACCGCGTTGTCCCATGCGTTGCCCTTCCAGCTCATCGACATCGTGATCCCGAAGTCGGCCGCCAGCCGGCAGTACTCATGACTGGCGTATTGGGTTGAGCGAGGCGCTGAGCTGGCCGTCCCCGTTCAGCAAGGGCGAGCGCGCAATCCACTAGTGAGATGGTCCGCCTCGTCCCCCCAGTAGTACAACGCGTGCCTCATCCATCCGGAGACCGTCACGAGCAACCAGCAAATCGCGGCCGTCAGTTACGGCATCGATCTGGGTAAGACGTGGTTTCATGTCGTTGGAGTGGACGCCAGCGGCCACCCCGTCAAGAAGACCAAGCTCAGCCGGAGCACCATCCAGAATTTCTTCGTGAACATTCCGCGTGCCCTGATTGGAATGGAGGCATGCCCAGGATCGCAATGGCTCGCGTCGCTCGGTCACCAAGTCCACATCATTCCGGCACAGTTTGTGAGGCCCTATGTGAAGTCCAACAAGAACGTCATCATCCACGCTGAGGCAATCGCCGAGGCCGTCACACGCCCGACGATGCGTTTCGTATAGATCAAGCACACCGAACAGGTCGATCTGCAGGCGCTCCATCGCAGCCGCCAGCTGCTCCTTTCCACACGCACCCGTCTGATCAATCAGATGCGTGCATTCTGTCTGGAATACGGAGTTGCCATGCGTCACGGCGTGGGCGGGTTCAAGTCCGGTCTGCCCGCCGCCCTCGCCGACGAGGTGAACGACCTCACACCTGCCATGCGCGCTTCTTGCTGGGCTAACCGAAGACATGAATGTCCTGGAGGGGCGGATCGCGATGCTGAGCCGCCAGATCAACGCTGTGGCTGACGCCTCAGACAGCGCGCGGCGACTCACATCGATTCCCGGGGTCGGCCCCTTCATCGAAGGCTCTTGTCGCGGCTGTGGGCGATGCCCGTCAGTTCAAGATGGCACGAGATCTCAGTGACTGGCTGGGACTGACACCCGGCCAATACTCCACCGCCGGAAAAACCAAGCTGACTGGGATCAGCACGCGCGGCAACACTTACGTGCGCACGCTGTTCATTCACGGTGCGCTTTCGACGTTGCATGTATCTCGATCGATCGAAGAATCGTTTGCGCATATATCTCGATCATGCACAAGCCTGACTTAATCACAACATGCTGGTGGTCGACTTGGCCAACAAGATGGCTCGGATGCCCAAGTCATCATGACCAAGGCCGCCCCTTTATTAGCGGCGCGACCCTCAGTTCGGTAGCCAGATCGGCCGAATCGCGTGCGCGTGGATTTTAGATTTTCAAGTTTGCTTGGCTCTAGACTGAGGATGAAACAGTCGATCGGCCCAGCGTAAGATCGAGAAAAAGCGGGTGCCATAACCCGATCCACTTATTGGGAACTTTGCGAGCGGCTTTCATCATGGCTTGGCTGCAACCGCAGCTCACTTGCAAAAAGGCCGGGTGGCTCACACACATCAGTGGTCGCTGGCATGTGCCTGAACACATGCGCAATCTTAGGCTATGGCCAAAGAACTGAGCTTTCCAACGCTCGATAGCGGAAATACGGACCAACTCAGTCCTTCGTACTTGGCATCAACGTCTCTATTTTCAGATCCTTGTACCAAGCGCTATATAGCGCCACAGTGCGTGATGTAAGCGCTCTGACAAGCGCGATTCGACACTCTCCGTGTTCCGCTGCCATGGACAAGTAGCGCGGGACCGGCCGAGTGGGAGTGCAGCGCTGAAAATCTTCCCATTGCCCATCGAGCACAAAGCTCGCCGCTCGCAATGCCTTGGCGGTCTTGATCCCATAGCCTTTCAAGACCTCGTCGGGTCGGCCTCCCAGCTTGTCCGCAGGGGGAGTGTGCGAATCCGCGCGGTTCGCATCGAAGGGCCAAGCTCGCAAGTTTCCGATCGATGCATGCCAATCTCGCACTACATCGGGTACGTTGTGACGTCCGTCGATGAAATACCGCGGGTGGATATGGTCCATATCCCATGGCCGATTCATTTCCTCGACCGTTTCCGGATGGGTAGGATCGAAATCCGGAAACCATTCCGCCAGATAGTGTCGCTGCGCCAGCAACACAAGACGACGCTCGAGGGAGAGCTTGTCCGCGAACAATACCCAATCGGCTTCCGCGCGCTCCCTCCAAGGCTCGTCCTCGCTGTGGATGGTGCCCAACCTGGCCATCGATTTGCGGTACCAGTTCTCCAGATAGTTCGATAGCGTGGCAAAGCTTCCGTACCACGTCCACTCTCGCCAGAACGCGGACCCGGGGTCGCGAAACCCACCAGAGGCTCGGGCGCCCCGAGGAGAAGTCACCTTCGCGGATACCTGACGATAGAGCGTCATCGGCGAGGGGAGAAGCAGCATCGGGGGTTCCCTGCGCCGCGCATCGCCCATCAGACAGTGGCGAAAGTTCTTCCTTTCGAAGAAATTCTCAAGCTCGGACGCGTCGCACTTTTGAAGGCGAGGCCAGAGTACCGAGACGCATCCTTCGGGCCGCCGCGAGAACCACGAGATCGCAGTGAGTGCACCGAGGACACGCCTTCGCTGTGCTGGCTTCAGGCTGGATACGGCCTGGCGATTCTCGTGGAGTCTCTCGATCCATCGGAGCAGTAGAAACAGAATCTCGCGCCCGCCCTCCCCTCTTCCCAGATCTGCCGCCAGCACCGCAGGCAGCGCATAGTCTCCACCAGTCAATAGCTTCGCAGCGTCGCGAAAGATCGGGGCCGCCTTGGTTCGAAGATAGGCGTCCAGGCGCGCTCGATAGGCCTGCTCCGCGGAGTCTCCGTGCACCAGGCGGCGAAAACGCGACACCTCTGGTACGGGCGGCAATGCGGAGGATTTCCTGTCGACCAACGCCAGCCTAGCGACCATGAGGGCGGCACGTGGCTCGCTGACAAGATGGTGCTGGAGCTTGGCGATCAGCTGGGCGGCATCCGGCCAGATCGCTTTCACCATGCTATAGATCAGGTCCTCGCCTTGCAATGGCGTCCCGCCGGCGTTGATGCGCAGGAAGAGCGTTTCCGCAGGATCCTTGCCAGCATCGAGGCCGATCGCGTGCATCCCATTCCTTGCAAGGTCCACGTTGATGGCCGGAACCCTGTACTCGTCGACCACTCTTCGTAACGCCGCAATCCGCGATCTCGAATCCTTCAAGATCCGGGGCAGGGCCTCGTGGTAGGCCTTGCCGTCGACCTGGTGCTTCGTGACGAGGCCGGGCCACCACGGAACCATCTCGGAGTACTTGGCCAGCACGCTTGCCGGGCTATCGTCGTCCGCAGCCAGGAGTACCGCGAGCGGCACCGGCGCCCAGGAGTCCCAAGGCCAACTGCAACAGACCGGCGGTTTGCGGGACCATTCGCTGCCGCTGTCGACGGCGCGAAAGTTCTCGATCGCACTGCGGATGTCGGACGCCTCGAGGCGTTGTCGATCATTCGCGACGGGATAGCCCCATGGATGCGCTCGGCTCACCAGCCGGGCATGCAGCGTCCGCTCGGAGTTTGGAGGCGCCCCCAGATCGACCCAGAGCGCAGCTGGCACATCGGGCTCCCGGCGCAGCCATGGAGCAAGATAGCCAAGGGCGATGGAGTTCGCGCGCTGTTGACCATCGAGCAGCATATGCGTGGGCTCGAGATCCTGAGGTCCCAGCAGCATTTTCTGGCTGCCTAGGTTTGCCTGGTAGGGCATCAGGAGAAACGAACCGATGGGAAAACCACAGGCGATCGAATCCCACAACGCCTCGACTTGTGTTGCTCGCCAAACCGCGCCTCTTTGCAAGGCGGGAAGGGACGCCACGATTTTCGCTCTTGCGTCGACGGTGAGCGGATTGCTCACCTGCCACCGCGCTACTTCTGCGAGTGTCAACACCTGGACTGCGCCCCCCACCGGATTTCTTTTCATAGTTGTAGATGGCTCCTCGTAAGCCTTGGAACACCCCTCCTTCAGGGGCGGCAAGGATTGTGGACTTTTTTCGTCATACAGGTCGCGTCGTTCTCGCTCGGCCTGTTGCAAGTCTCCTAGCAGCCAATGCGTTCGCAGCCACCGATCTTTCCAAGGGCGTCGCTTCATGGCAATTCCCTTTGTCGTCCCCTTCCCTCCCCCTTCGTTCACCGCCCTCTCTAGCCATATGTGAGAACGCATGGGAAACCGGCGGGCAGGTTTCGGCTTGCGCGAGGTCAACCCAATGGCTCGAGGTCTTGTTCGCCAGCCCTTCAGACGGCTGCGCGATCTCCTTCGCGCAAGGGCGTAGAGCGCTAAGCGCGAGACGTCGGCCAGCAGAAGCTGCTTGTCCGCACGACCTTCCGATTCGTCGCGCTCTCGAAAATTTAATTGGCAATGACTTACGGAGTAGCCGAACAAGAAATCTCGATGCGCCCGCCAAGCAAACCTCTATCCACGACTTCCAAACCCAGATGCCAGGAGCACCAGTCTGAACGCGGAAAGGAGTAGCGGAGAGTTTTCAGGAGTTCAGATGCACGGCTGTTGAACGGTTCAACGCCCCCTGATGAGTCGGGCCGCCCTGCGCCGGATCCCTAGCCTCCCTCATAGAGGACAGAACCATCGGCTACGGCAGTTGGAGAAATCCAACGATTCAGCTGGACCGCCTTGGTCGAGCTGACCACGCGACGACCCGCGACTCCGTCCTAA
It includes:
- a CDS encoding transposase gives rise to the protein MCDAKTGLPAMLMESLDEQLRRVQQLWAGIGLIVGRLSQQMRAMPACKAVAEIPGIGLLTATAVVASKGTPTAFKYAREFAARIGLALDRPAPMGGYGSLAQ
- a CDS encoding IS3 family transposase (programmed frameshift); this encodes MYSYEDRIRAVELYIKLGKRVGPTIRQLGYPTKNALKGWYNEYQQKLDLPAGYAGRRPKFSQEQKAAAIEHYLAHDRCIAATMRALGYPRRGTLTAWIREALPEVRRAVVGSVKRRRHSAELMQAGVMELCTREVSAQTIADTLGVCRPTLYNWKNQLLGREAPASMKRTNQTPSSQERDELERQVESLRREVRQLRLEQDLLNKANELLKKGLGVDLQLLSNREKTLLIDALREHYGLPELLAQLDLARSSYFYHRARAVVGDKYREVRQSITDIFESNHRCYGYRRLQASLTRQDVTISEKVVQRLMKQESLVVPRPRKRRYASYLGEISPAPENVINRDFQAAAPNAKWLTDITEFQIPAGKVYLSPIIDCFDGMVVSWTIGTSPDAELVNTMMDAAIETVAETADRPVVHSDCGGHYRWPGWLSRMSDANFTRSMSRKACSPDNAACEGFFGRLKNELLYPRDWKNATIEQLVEAVDSYIRWYNEKRIKISLGSLSPTEYRVSLGLAA
- a CDS encoding transposase — translated: MMHAETRQGHIAVCISKKVFQLHWVDMDTGCIERLQLKRAKLLNWFASRTAALVVMEARGGAHDWGRGLMGLGPEVRLISPGKVRPFVQRNKTDAADARAIWTACRQPGMRFGPVKSEAQQIVLSLRAQLMKTRIMQTNELRGVLYEFGIVLPGGHAALLKALAAC
- a CDS encoding IS110 family transposase, which produces MGLVDGRQVVGLDIAKNVFQLHTVDMSSGEIINMQLKRAKMLEHFANRQPCLIGIEACGGAHHWARELTAQGHRVRLIHAKAVRPFVTGNKTDATDARAIWLAIQQPGTKFVGMKTIQQQATLVLHRQRELLMRMKVMQINALRGLLYEFGATFARGKNALFGEIEATLESLANDIPQYVADSLREQAQRIKQLATDIEAIELRLSQRLRTDTDMKRVAAIPGVGLLTATAAIATMGDAAAFKSAREFCAWLGLVPKQRGTGGRVNLLGISKRGDTYLRTLLIHGARAVLHHAKEPGPWLEQIKVRRPANVVIVAQAAKMARTIWAVTARQQDYQRSYISNGPQAA
- a CDS encoding transposase codes for the protein MARDLSDWLGLTPGQYSTAGKTKLTGISTRGNTYVRTLFIHGALSTLHVSRSIEESFAHISRSCTSLT
- a CDS encoding DUF262 domain-containing protein → MSNPLTVDARAKIVASLPALQRGAVWRATQVEALWDSIACGFPIGSFLLMPYQANLGSQKMLLGPQDLEPTHMLLDGQQRANSIALGYLAPWLRREPDVPAALWVDLGAPPNSERTLHARLVSRAHPWGYPVANDRQRLEASDIRSAIENFRAVDSGSEWSRKPPVCCSWPWDSWAPVPLAVLLAADDDSPASVLAKYSEMVPWWPGLVTKHQVDGKAYHEALPRILKDSRSRIAALRRVVDEYRVPAINVDLARNGMHAIGLDAGKDPAETLFLRINAGGTPLQGEDLIYSMVKAIWPDAAQLIAKLQHHLVSEPRAALMVARLALVDRKSSALPPVPEVSRFRRLVHGDSAEQAYRARLDAYLRTKAAPIFRDAAKLLTGGDYALPAVLAADLGRGEGGREILFLLLRWIERLHENRQAVSSLKPAQRRRVLGALTAISWFSRRPEGCVSVLWPRLQKCDASELENFFERKNFRHCLMGDARRREPPMLLLPSPMTLYRQVSAKVTSPRGARASGGFRDPGSAFWREWTWYGSFATLSNYLENWYRKSMARLGTIHSEDEPWRERAEADWVLFADKLSLERRLVLLAQRHYLAEWFPDFDPTHPETVEEMNRPWDMDHIHPRYFIDGRHNVPDVVRDWHASIGNLRAWPFDANRADSHTPPADKLGGRPDEVLKGYGIKTAKALRAASFVLDGQWEDFQRCTPTRPVPRYLSMAAEHGECRIALVRALTSRTVALYSAWYKDLKIETLMPSTKD